One stretch of Zingiber officinale cultivar Zhangliang chromosome 6B, Zo_v1.1, whole genome shotgun sequence DNA includes these proteins:
- the LOC121990730 gene encoding probable F-box protein At4g22030, giving the protein MAALQARGLIFPSSSSSSHGYQRVRALLRVPVDLGTLGVSLPKLPQIAKRQEGRISLGELDKIDADSSRSPAPAMADELVLSKMYAVLEAIADRAEMHAIIGEQRNNWNHLFTSSVNSITLAASLMAGVASISAAGDPLAFKVSSAILFAAAAGIMMITSKIQPSQLAEEQRNATRLWRQLGRSIETSLGHRFPTDRDVSEAVEKMLALEKAYPLPLVPGMLEKFPAVVEPTRWWPKIQPKRSRATRAGNGWSKDLEEEMKGALRVLKVKDEEEYIKLSNLALNVNKALATAGPLLACAAAMSSGLIGSPALGPLPAFVSVVGGVLAATVNTLEHGGQVGMVLELFRNCAGFYRRLQEEIESNLEEEEADRRENGEVFEMKIALQLGRSVSELRELAAYASPSREDEDIKECAGKLF; this is encoded by the coding sequence ATGGCAGCCCTGCAAGCCCGAGGCCTAATTTTCCCCTCATCCTCTTCTTCGAGCCACGGCTACCAGAGGGTCCGTGCTCTTCTCAGAGTTCCTGTCGACCTTGGAACACTTGGAGTCTCCCTGCCCAAGCTTCCACAGATCGCCAAGCGGCAAGAAGGTCGAATTAGCCTCGGAGAACTCGATAAGATTGACGCCGACAGCAGCCGATCGCCGGCACCTGCAATGGCCGACGAGCTCGTGCTCTCGAAGATGTACGCCGTACTGGAAGCGATCGCCGACCGAGCCGAGATGCACGCCATCATCGGAGAGCAGAGGAACAACTGGAACCACCTCTTCACCAGCTCCGTCAACTCCATCACCCTCGCCGCCTCCTTGATGGCCGGTGTCGCATCCATCTCTGCCGCCGGCGACCCCTTGGCCTTCAAGGTGTCGTCGGCCATCCTGTTCGCGGCCGCAGCGGGGATCATGATGATCACGAGCAAGATTCAGCCCTCGCAGTTGGCGGAGGAACAAAGAAATGCGACGCGGTTGTGGAGGCAGCTCGGGAGGTCCATCGAAACAAGTCTCGGCCACCGATTCCCGACCGATCGCGACGTCTCGGAGGCAGTAGAGAAGATGCTGGCGCTTGAGAAGGCCTACCCGCTTCCCCTGGTCCCGGGGATGCTGGAGAAGTTCCCGGCGGTAGTCGAGCCCACTCGGTGGTGGCCTAAAATTCAACCGAAGAGATCACGAGCAACGCGCGCCGGCAATGGCTGGAGCAAAGATCTCGAAGAGGAGATGAAGGGAGCGCTCAGAGTTCTCAAAGTAAAAGACGAGGAAGAGTACATTAAGCTGAGTAACTTGGCGCTGAACGTCAACAAGGCCTTGGCCACGGCCGGACCTCTTCTCGCATGCGCCGCCGCGATGAGCTCCGGCTTGATAGGTTCCCCTGCGCTCGGTCCGTTGCCGGCATTTGTGAGCGTCGTCGGCGGCGTGCTTGCGGCGACAGTGAACACATTGGAGCACGGTGGGCAAGTGGGGATGGTGTTGGAGCTGTTCCGCAACTGCGCAGGGTTCTACCGGAGGCTGCAGGAGGAGATCGAGAGCAacctggaggaggaggaggccgaTAGGAGGGAGAACGGCGAGGTGTTTGAGATGAAGATAGCGCTGCAATTGGGAAGAAGCGTGTCTGAGCTCAGAGAACTCGCAGCCTATGCGTCTCCTTCGCGCGAAGACGAAGACATCAAGGAGTGCGCTGGGAAGCTGTTTTGA
- the LOC121991851 gene encoding ribonucleases P/MRP protein subunit POP1-like isoform X1: protein MTMDSKNANSVSISSAPPLPRTLNVHSFTESRAAELVSLHNIISTRLNGDFRIRRDKRRRTTGHRTTNNHHRHSKRRKVQGDNVFHGEDGENDKKIKKVSRKTRRRMEFQDNPISGFGTSGDGTKRLRTHLWHAKRFTMIKRWGFHLPQGLHGRGRGSRAVLRWCKNGALVHDSSYNIPIQLEGAEGSILAILRMVLFPSPALPANAPEMQSRWVAQGDCCGNAMLYHFGAPISKQIAPVIYMWSPLPTGNNNNSMGQHGNSNISGSSHKGECISSNRKLWIWIHAAAIDEGFDVLNNACQKQMHEFGSDVRCFKIEGQVARLDVMGSKATQMLEKILHPVSLSGATEANSMLNQSSNTACINSNDQKLVLLDHMENLPSHAILSLTTHDPRDLPSSGNEIQVNEHIPSLDNDFVQKDYPNINEKFHSGSKSLWDFADNLFPPIPESILCKERHDKRLYNFYLEPSGSGEATEAKDDPRRYCPLLLLKHSKHGSLHMGWSIILPLCWVKVFWVPLVSHGFHAIGLRERRWIACNSGLPSFPFDFPDCQAYSSFMVDEAAAINKASERRPPAVRAMKVPIPPPWNCIATAFDRASELLPALRPLKGLIPRPCKFLSSTFVEGPDILRACQEQQCQTSSRVVSEEPIVGLDSEDRASSSMCQVAGSFSYVVPRTSEVLNWYFENIHSGDLHLLPKIHTGKNCTIDWAKSSTNSRDIDKKLCFVQVLLHAYKEGVFEEGAMVCAPLSRDLSRWTSRSEEMDDQELKVPQSFVQSCFIEQGSGKWEMLDPEECSTVPTFRWPIGFVTTGFVHGSSNPVAVAYCEARLLAALREQQSSVAQITDSKILIFVRNMRSTAYRRAHAIIAIEDHNDDLEFL from the exons ATGACTATGGATAGCAAGAACGCCAATTCCGTGTCGATTTCCTCTGCTCCTCCTCTTCCTCGAACCCTAAACGTGCACAGTTTCACTGAATCCCGAGCAGCCGAGCTCGTTTCGCTCCACAACATCATATCCACAAGGTTGAATGGTGACTTTCGCATCCGCCGCGACAAGAGGAGAAGAACCACCGGGCATCGGACTACCAACAACCACCACCGTCACTCTAAGAGAAGAAAGGTACAGGGCGACAATGTATTCCATGGCGAGGACGGGGAGAACGATAAAAAAATCAAGAAGGTATCCCGGAAAACTCGTCGGAGAATGGAGTTTCAAGATAACCCGATTTCTGGGTTTGGCACCTCGGGGGACGGAACAAAGAGGCTGAGAACGCACCTCTGGCATGCCAAGCGATTCACAATGATCAAGCGTTGGGGATTTCACCTTCCTCAGGGGCTTCATGGCAG AGGAAGAGGTTCAAGGGCTGTTTTAAGGTGGTGTAAAAATGGTGCCCTTGTACATGATTCTAGTTATAACATTCCCATCCAATTAGAGGGTGCAGAG GGATCTATATTGGCAATATTACGGATGGTTTTATTCCCATCACCTGCTTTACCTGCAAATGCACCAGAGATGCAATCAAGATGGGTAGCTCAGGGAGATTGCTGTGGAAATGCTATG CTTTATCATTTTGGAGCACCAATTTCCAAACAGATAGCTCCTGTAATTTACATGTGGAGCCCCTTACCAACTGGTAACAATAACAATAGTATGGGACAACATGGTAATTCAAACATTTCTGGAAGCTCACATAAAGGTGAATGCATTTCTTCAAATAGAAAATTGTGGATATGGATACATGCTGCTGCAATTGATGAAGGATTTGACGTACTAAATAATGCATGCCAAAAGCAG ATGCATGAGTTTGGTTCAGATGTCAGATGTTTTAAAATTGAGGGACAAGTTGCAAGGTTAGATGTTATGGGATCCAAGGCAACACAAATGCTAGAGAAGATTTTACATCCCGTCTCCCT TTCAGGTGCAACTGAAGCCAATTCTATGTTAAACCAATCATCTAATACTGCTTGTATCAACTCAAATGATCAGAAATTGGTTCTCCTTGATCATATGGAAAACCTTCCATCTCATGCAATTCTATCTTTAACCACTCATGATCCACGGGATTTGCCATCTAGTGGAAATGAGATTCAAGTTAATGAACATATCCCCAGCCTCGATAATGATTTTGTGCAAAAGGATTACCCTAATATCAATGAAAAGTTTCATTCTGGTTCCAAAAGTCTCTGGGATTTTGCCGATAATTTATTCCCACCTATTCCTGAAAGCATTCTTTGCAAAGAGAGACATGATAAGCGCTTGTATAACTTCTACCTTGAGCCTTCTGGTAGTGGAGAAGCAACTGAAGCAAAAGATGATCCACGCCGATACTGCCCTCTTTTGCTTCTTAAACATAGCAAGCATGGGAGCCTCCATATGGG gTGGTCTATTATTCTACCACTTTGCTGGGTTAAGGTTTTCTGGGTTCCATTGGTCTCACATGGGTTTCATGCGATTGGTTTGAGAGAAAGACGGTGGATTGCCTGTAAT AGTGGCTTACCATCTTTTCCATTTGATTTTCCTGATTGCCAAGCTTACTCGTCTTTCATGGTGGATGAAGCTGCTGCAATTAATAAAGCGTCTGAGCGCCGGCCTCCTGCTGTGAGAGCTATGAAAGTGCCAATACCCCCTCCTTGGAACTGCATAGCTACTGCATTTGATAGAGCATCTGAACTACTTCCTGCTCTCAGACCTTTAAAAGGACTTATACCCCGTCCGTGTAAATTTTTATCCTCTACTTTTGTAGAAGGACCAGACATACTAAGAGCTTGTCAGGAGCAGCAATGCCAGACCTCTTCCAGAGTTGTTTCAGAAGAGCCAATTGTAGGCTTGGACTCCGAAGATAGGGCTTCATCATCTATGTGTCAAGTTGCTGGAAGCTTTTCGTATGTTGTTCCTAGGACATCCGAAGTTTTGAACTGGTACTTTGAAAACATCCATAGTGGAGATTTACATCTGTTACCTAAGATTCATACAGGGAAAAATTGTACGATTGACTGGGCTAAAAGCAGTACCAATTCAAGAGATATTGACAAAAAACTCTGCTTTGTACAAGTTCTGCTTCATGCATACAAAGAGGGTGTTTTTGAAGAAGGAGCAATGGTTTGTGCACCACTTTCAAGAGACCTTTCACGATGGACATCCAG ATCAGAGGAAATGGACGACCAAGAGCTTAAAGTCCCTCAATCTTTTGTGCAGTCCTGCTTCATAGAGCAAGGATCTGGCAAATGGGAGATGCTTGATCCTGAAGAATGCTCAACTGTGCCAACATTTAGGTGGCCCATCGGATTTGTTACAACTGGTTTCGTACACGGGAG TTCCAATCCGGTAGCGGTGGCTTATTGTGAAGCGAGACTCCTTGCAGCCCTGAGAGAACAACAGTCATCTGTTGCCCAGATAACAGATTCCAAAATATTGATATTTGTCCGAAATATGAGATCTACAGCTTATAGGCGTGCTCATGCCATAATCGCTATTGAAGATCATAACGATGACTTGGAGTTTTTGTGA
- the LOC121991851 gene encoding ribonucleases P/MRP protein subunit POP1-like isoform X2, translating into MVLFPSPALPANAPEMQSRWVAQGDCCGNAMLYHFGAPISKQIAPVIYMWSPLPTGNNNNSMGQHGNSNISGSSHKGECISSNRKLWIWIHAAAIDEGFDVLNNACQKQMHEFGSDVRCFKIEGQVARLDVMGSKATQMLEKILHPVSLSGATEANSMLNQSSNTACINSNDQKLVLLDHMENLPSHAILSLTTHDPRDLPSSGNEIQVNEHIPSLDNDFVQKDYPNINEKFHSGSKSLWDFADNLFPPIPESILCKERHDKRLYNFYLEPSGSGEATEAKDDPRRYCPLLLLKHSKHGSLHMGWSIILPLCWVKVFWVPLVSHGFHAIGLRERRWIACNSGLPSFPFDFPDCQAYSSFMVDEAAAINKASERRPPAVRAMKVPIPPPWNCIATAFDRASELLPALRPLKGLIPRPCKFLSSTFVEGPDILRACQEQQCQTSSRVVSEEPIVGLDSEDRASSSMCQVAGSFSYVVPRTSEVLNWYFENIHSGDLHLLPKIHTGKNCTIDWAKSSTNSRDIDKKLCFVQVLLHAYKEGVFEEGAMVCAPLSRDLSRWTSRSEEMDDQELKVPQSFVQSCFIEQGSGKWEMLDPEECSTVPTFRWPIGFVTTGFVHGSSNPVAVAYCEARLLAALREQQSSVAQITDSKILIFVRNMRSTAYRRAHAIIAIEDHNDDLEFL; encoded by the exons ATGGTTTTATTCCCATCACCTGCTTTACCTGCAAATGCACCAGAGATGCAATCAAGATGGGTAGCTCAGGGAGATTGCTGTGGAAATGCTATG CTTTATCATTTTGGAGCACCAATTTCCAAACAGATAGCTCCTGTAATTTACATGTGGAGCCCCTTACCAACTGGTAACAATAACAATAGTATGGGACAACATGGTAATTCAAACATTTCTGGAAGCTCACATAAAGGTGAATGCATTTCTTCAAATAGAAAATTGTGGATATGGATACATGCTGCTGCAATTGATGAAGGATTTGACGTACTAAATAATGCATGCCAAAAGCAG ATGCATGAGTTTGGTTCAGATGTCAGATGTTTTAAAATTGAGGGACAAGTTGCAAGGTTAGATGTTATGGGATCCAAGGCAACACAAATGCTAGAGAAGATTTTACATCCCGTCTCCCT TTCAGGTGCAACTGAAGCCAATTCTATGTTAAACCAATCATCTAATACTGCTTGTATCAACTCAAATGATCAGAAATTGGTTCTCCTTGATCATATGGAAAACCTTCCATCTCATGCAATTCTATCTTTAACCACTCATGATCCACGGGATTTGCCATCTAGTGGAAATGAGATTCAAGTTAATGAACATATCCCCAGCCTCGATAATGATTTTGTGCAAAAGGATTACCCTAATATCAATGAAAAGTTTCATTCTGGTTCCAAAAGTCTCTGGGATTTTGCCGATAATTTATTCCCACCTATTCCTGAAAGCATTCTTTGCAAAGAGAGACATGATAAGCGCTTGTATAACTTCTACCTTGAGCCTTCTGGTAGTGGAGAAGCAACTGAAGCAAAAGATGATCCACGCCGATACTGCCCTCTTTTGCTTCTTAAACATAGCAAGCATGGGAGCCTCCATATGGG gTGGTCTATTATTCTACCACTTTGCTGGGTTAAGGTTTTCTGGGTTCCATTGGTCTCACATGGGTTTCATGCGATTGGTTTGAGAGAAAGACGGTGGATTGCCTGTAAT AGTGGCTTACCATCTTTTCCATTTGATTTTCCTGATTGCCAAGCTTACTCGTCTTTCATGGTGGATGAAGCTGCTGCAATTAATAAAGCGTCTGAGCGCCGGCCTCCTGCTGTGAGAGCTATGAAAGTGCCAATACCCCCTCCTTGGAACTGCATAGCTACTGCATTTGATAGAGCATCTGAACTACTTCCTGCTCTCAGACCTTTAAAAGGACTTATACCCCGTCCGTGTAAATTTTTATCCTCTACTTTTGTAGAAGGACCAGACATACTAAGAGCTTGTCAGGAGCAGCAATGCCAGACCTCTTCCAGAGTTGTTTCAGAAGAGCCAATTGTAGGCTTGGACTCCGAAGATAGGGCTTCATCATCTATGTGTCAAGTTGCTGGAAGCTTTTCGTATGTTGTTCCTAGGACATCCGAAGTTTTGAACTGGTACTTTGAAAACATCCATAGTGGAGATTTACATCTGTTACCTAAGATTCATACAGGGAAAAATTGTACGATTGACTGGGCTAAAAGCAGTACCAATTCAAGAGATATTGACAAAAAACTCTGCTTTGTACAAGTTCTGCTTCATGCATACAAAGAGGGTGTTTTTGAAGAAGGAGCAATGGTTTGTGCACCACTTTCAAGAGACCTTTCACGATGGACATCCAG ATCAGAGGAAATGGACGACCAAGAGCTTAAAGTCCCTCAATCTTTTGTGCAGTCCTGCTTCATAGAGCAAGGATCTGGCAAATGGGAGATGCTTGATCCTGAAGAATGCTCAACTGTGCCAACATTTAGGTGGCCCATCGGATTTGTTACAACTGGTTTCGTACACGGGAG TTCCAATCCGGTAGCGGTGGCTTATTGTGAAGCGAGACTCCTTGCAGCCCTGAGAGAACAACAGTCATCTGTTGCCCAGATAACAGATTCCAAAATATTGATATTTGTCCGAAATATGAGATCTACAGCTTATAGGCGTGCTCATGCCATAATCGCTATTGAAGATCATAACGATGACTTGGAGTTTTTGTGA